One Methanolobus sp. WCC4 DNA segment encodes these proteins:
- a CDS encoding HAD family phosphatase → MLSSLIFDMDGVLVDSMTYHAQAWIQVSREVGVNVTPADIYEVEGANHRVGLQWLFEKAGRELDPDMYDSILERKIEIFTSIADVKPFEGMVACLSVLKKDFRLAVVTGSERVTVESFMDQFFPGIFDVIVSGEDVHYGKPYPEPYLRAVEMLDIGKENCIVVENAPMGVESAKRAGLYCVGVPTYVSPDKLSEADIILEDHASLQEYLYNILDKGHLCDNSGSSEIL, encoded by the coding sequence ATGCTAAGTTCCCTTATTTTTGATATGGATGGTGTTCTTGTTGATTCCATGACATATCATGCACAGGCCTGGATCCAGGTTTCCAGAGAGGTGGGTGTCAATGTCACTCCTGCTGACATCTATGAGGTGGAAGGTGCTAATCATCGTGTGGGTCTTCAGTGGCTCTTTGAGAAAGCAGGAAGGGAGCTCGACCCGGATATGTATGACAGTATACTGGAAAGGAAGATCGAGATATTTACCAGTATAGCCGATGTTAAACCATTCGAAGGAATGGTGGCCTGTCTTTCTGTCCTGAAGAAGGATTTCAGACTGGCTGTTGTCACAGGTTCCGAGAGGGTTACGGTTGAGTCCTTCATGGATCAGTTCTTCCCCGGTATCTTTGATGTGATCGTATCAGGTGAGGATGTGCATTATGGAAAACCATATCCTGAGCCCTATCTCAGGGCTGTTGAGATGCTGGATATAGGAAAGGAGAACTGTATCGTGGTAGAGAATGCTCCAATGGGTGTCGAGTCTGCAAAAAGGGCAGGACTTTACTGTGTTGGCGTACCGACATATGTTTCCCCGGATAAGTTATCCGAGGCTGATATCATACTGGAGGACCATGCATCGTTGCAGGAGTATCTTTACAATATCCTTGATAAAGGACATCTTTGCGATAATTCAGGCTCTTCAGAAATCCTCTAG
- a CDS encoding tetratricopeptide repeat protein: MIRKTPVLFVVVLLIGLYFCPLADSIGPEAKGLNSIAVSLTMNGTYEEALDYYDRSLEADSDNVQSLDNKGSTYFLMGDLDAALKIYDRVLSSYPDSPTAHFKKGMVLSSQGYHEEALLQYDESLQLLSNESSPDYEYIFDIGSFSLLSPSEGHAITDAGYDMRLPAVWYQKALSLEALGRYNESLAYYDMMINLSMSSSEELSISAASLYGIGKYNDSIDAYDQALQIEPDNAEYWYGKGLSYDALGDYQQAIISYDNALDLDPGYIDARYNKALDLEALGQPAVAVQEYDAIVTLDPYAVDAWYRMGKAYEQLGKYDPALKAYNQVLVYQPENGEVWSRKGDLLDSMGKYAEAIEAYDRALELGSSTAGANSFGTGASLFGIAVELSDCYEATPDFGSDSALLWFNKGLAFYKMGDYESATGAFGSAGAIESGHPVVWYDQARAYESLGQYEDAIDSYEKALKADRSCAKVYYDLGLAYDRLGEYNDAQKAYSKAVKLEGNFTAALYNKALDLDNLEKYDDSAKVYGEVIELHPESVDAWFGKANALHESGRYEEAIASYEQVLLLDPTHSVARFQLTVTQDLLDGGAGSSLRDFGPSLLFGVMDDDVFSSELFIWYGSDPLSYGTLNYVEDAEILGEVVTYDQVWISRGSCYESMSMPDNAIESYTMAILLDPESSEAWGSMASAYDQLGQYSEAVYSYEQAVTLEPDNLQLWYDKGMSHYNNGDKALAVESLAMVLEKEPSNYDALYYIASSYDALGMYDRSLRYYGTILKDDTQNTNIWYRAGYAAYQTGDYKSSIDAFNNVLKYDPVNVTVLKYQSSSAEGLGEYDMALGFYDRLLVLEPADSIALLGKASIYERLGNYDDALATYDSLLEIEPDNVNVLNRKGFVHYLKGDLAIAYSTFEAAAAADPTSASAWYHLGTLSYMRSSHLGSIHYYEKALELDPSCITAWYNKGFVLNILGDVDEAIECYDKALAIDPNSPSVLYNKQFALYRVGKSVTADATKQKLDSVDPGFVSSLDDRGTQFFLPSVYSDTLDYTLPVRWYDDADATVTEA, translated from the coding sequence ATGATACGTAAAACCCCTGTCCTTTTTGTAGTAGTGCTGTTGATCGGCCTTTACTTTTGTCCTCTGGCTGACAGCATTGGGCCGGAAGCAAAAGGCTTGAACTCGATCGCTGTCTCACTGACAATGAATGGTACATATGAGGAAGCTCTGGACTACTACGACCGGTCGCTGGAAGCAGACTCTGATAATGTACAGTCCCTGGACAACAAGGGTTCGACCTATTTCCTGATGGGGGATCTTGACGCAGCATTGAAGATATATGACAGGGTCCTTTCCAGTTATCCTGATTCTCCGACGGCTCATTTCAAGAAAGGAATGGTCCTTTCCAGCCAGGGTTATCATGAAGAGGCTCTTCTCCAGTACGATGAATCCCTTCAATTACTCTCGAATGAAAGCTCTCCGGATTATGAGTATATATTCGATATAGGCTCTTTCTCCCTTCTCTCCCCGTCAGAGGGCCATGCAATAACGGATGCAGGATACGACATGAGGCTTCCGGCTGTCTGGTATCAGAAAGCTCTCTCACTGGAGGCTCTTGGCAGGTACAACGAATCCCTTGCTTATTACGATATGATGATCAACCTCTCGATGTCCAGTTCAGAGGAACTTTCTATAAGTGCGGCCAGTTTATACGGGATCGGAAAATACAATGATTCTATAGATGCCTACGACCAGGCACTTCAGATAGAGCCCGATAATGCAGAATACTGGTATGGAAAAGGCCTGAGCTATGATGCTCTGGGTGATTATCAGCAAGCTATTATTTCCTATGACAATGCCTTAGACCTGGACCCTGGGTACATTGATGCACGGTACAATAAAGCTCTGGACCTTGAGGCACTGGGTCAGCCTGCTGTTGCTGTTCAGGAGTATGATGCTATCGTGACACTGGACCCGTATGCCGTAGATGCCTGGTACAGGATGGGAAAAGCCTACGAACAGCTTGGGAAATATGACCCGGCTCTGAAAGCCTACAACCAGGTACTTGTTTACCAGCCTGAGAATGGAGAGGTATGGTCCCGCAAAGGTGATCTGCTTGATTCCATGGGCAAATATGCAGAAGCGATAGAGGCTTATGACAGGGCATTGGAGCTTGGTTCTTCAACTGCAGGAGCGAATTCGTTTGGAACAGGTGCCAGTCTCTTTGGCATCGCGGTGGAGCTTTCCGATTGTTACGAGGCCACTCCCGACTTTGGATCGGATTCTGCTTTGCTCTGGTTCAACAAGGGACTTGCTTTCTACAAGATGGGTGACTATGAAAGTGCAACAGGGGCATTTGGTAGTGCAGGGGCAATTGAATCCGGTCACCCGGTGGTATGGTATGACCAGGCCCGTGCTTATGAATCCCTTGGGCAATATGAGGACGCAATTGATTCTTATGAGAAGGCCCTGAAGGCCGACAGGTCATGTGCAAAGGTCTATTATGACCTTGGTCTTGCCTATGACAGACTTGGTGAGTACAATGATGCGCAGAAGGCATATTCAAAGGCAGTCAAACTTGAAGGGAATTTCACAGCTGCCCTGTATAATAAAGCACTTGACCTCGATAATCTTGAAAAGTACGATGATTCTGCAAAGGTCTATGGTGAGGTAATTGAACTTCATCCTGAGTCAGTAGATGCATGGTTTGGAAAAGCCAATGCTCTGCATGAGAGCGGCAGATACGAAGAGGCCATTGCATCTTATGAACAGGTTCTCCTGCTGGACCCCACACATTCGGTTGCCAGATTCCAGTTGACTGTGACACAGGATCTTCTTGATGGGGGTGCTGGTTCATCTTTGCGTGACTTCGGTCCTTCCTTGCTGTTCGGAGTAATGGATGATGATGTTTTCAGTTCAGAACTGTTCATATGGTATGGTTCTGATCCTCTTTCATATGGTACTCTCAATTATGTGGAAGATGCCGAGATACTTGGTGAAGTGGTAACCTATGATCAGGTCTGGATATCCAGGGGTTCATGCTATGAAAGCATGTCAATGCCGGATAATGCTATCGAGTCATACACAATGGCAATACTTCTGGATCCGGAGTCTTCTGAGGCATGGGGTAGTATGGCATCTGCCTATGACCAGCTCGGACAATACTCTGAAGCGGTTTACAGTTATGAGCAAGCCGTTACCCTTGAGCCTGACAACTTGCAGTTATGGTATGACAAAGGAATGTCTCACTATAACAATGGAGATAAAGCGCTGGCAGTTGAGTCTCTGGCCATGGTCCTTGAAAAGGAACCTTCCAATTATGATGCACTCTATTATATAGCATCATCTTACGATGCACTTGGCATGTATGATAGATCTCTCAGGTATTATGGGACCATACTTAAAGATGACACCCAGAACACGAATATCTGGTACAGGGCCGGATATGCTGCATATCAGACCGGTGATTATAAGAGCTCCATAGATGCTTTCAACAATGTGCTGAAATATGACCCTGTGAATGTTACAGTGCTCAAATACCAGAGCAGTTCCGCAGAAGGTCTTGGAGAGTACGATATGGCCCTTGGTTTCTATGACCGGCTGCTTGTACTGGAACCAGCGGATTCCATTGCATTGCTTGGAAAGGCCTCAATATATGAGAGACTCGGGAACTATGATGATGCACTTGCAACCTATGATTCCCTGCTTGAGATCGAACCGGACAATGTCAATGTCCTTAACAGGAAGGGTTTTGTTCACTATCTCAAAGGCGATCTTGCAATAGCATATTCCACATTCGAGGCTGCTGCAGCAGCTGACCCGACGAGTGCTTCTGCATGGTATCATCTGGGAACTCTCTCGTATATGAGAAGCAGTCATCTGGGCTCCATACATTACTATGAGAAGGCGCTGGAGCTCGATCCGTCATGCATCACAGCCTGGTACAACAAGGGTTTCGTGCTCAATATACTGGGTGATGTGGACGAGGCGATCGAGTGCTACGACAAGGCACTGGCAATAGACCCTAACTCTCCATCTGTGCTCTACAACAAACAGTTCGCTCTGTATCGTGTAGGTAAGTCTGTAACAGCTGATGCTACAAAGCAGAAACTTGATTCTGTAGATCCTGGATTCGTATCATCCCTCGATGACAGAGGCACTCAGTTCTTCCTGCCGTCCGTCTATAGTGATACACTGGATTATACTCTGCCTGTCAGGTGGTACGATGATGCTGATGCAACAGTGACAGAAGCCTGA
- a CDS encoding YigZ family protein, producing the protein MPDFRTLKEQGYAQTEIKNSTFIAYASPVNDEREAKEFIDLVKSKHNDANHNVSAYLINQNNVLAMKYDDDGEPAGSSGKPVFRVLEMKELSNVVVVVSRYFGGIRLGFGGLSRAYREAAVEAIEAAGIIEIHERTRIEISSDYSDMDTVIKLVEEYSGNILKTDYADIVNFAVEVDSEHAENFIEKVINVTRNRVTVK; encoded by the coding sequence TTGCCAGACTTCAGAACATTGAAAGAACAGGGATATGCACAGACTGAGATAAAGAACTCCACCTTCATCGCTTATGCAAGTCCTGTAAATGATGAGAGGGAAGCAAAGGAGTTCATCGATCTTGTGAAGAGCAAGCACAATGATGCAAACCACAATGTTTCTGCGTATCTGATTAATCAGAATAATGTACTTGCAATGAAGTATGATGATGACGGAGAGCCTGCCGGAAGTTCAGGAAAGCCCGTATTCAGGGTACTTGAGATGAAAGAGCTCAGCAATGTGGTTGTGGTGGTGAGCAGGTATTTCGGTGGGATCAGGCTTGGTTTCGGAGGACTTTCCAGAGCATACAGAGAGGCTGCTGTGGAAGCTATCGAAGCTGCAGGCATCATAGAGATCCACGAGAGGACGCGCATTGAGATAAGCTCGGATTACTCTGACATGGATACTGTGATCAAACTGGTGGAAGAGTATTCTGGAAATATCCTGAAGACCGATTATGCTGACATCGTGAATTTTGCAGTGGAAGTGGATTCCGAACATGCAGAGAACTTTATAGAAAAAGTTATTAACGTGACCAGGAACAGGGTTACTGTTAAATAG
- a CDS encoding tetratricopeptide repeat protein, translated as MNKRDPVVNYHHQKTESNMSKRARDMAFRHFNKGVSLIEKGLHEDALDILEQAEEQAKEADSPQILVAVLQTYADLLFAHERKDEALERYISVSDILEKEPEHLSLEQRANMYSNMALALENAGNKEEARKKYDVSSQDYRKLIGEEPDNASYLSNAVSTLNNMGALLADMGRNGEALDAFEEAFDLHERTSDNKVDDEYQHKRVTILENLMNIPLENATGVDEERYARLLEQYAEINTDEKGSSKMSTALQNIARILEKEGKTDEAFIKLEEALDTVLEQFDAMPEEPENRKVLVEILRDMNRLLENEKSPEKQLEKYELMLNISRKLLASMPENTAYQLNVAFALDIISNLLKDAGRIEEATRRIGEAVDIAVDVIRNGNEDNYSLQDMIIIVQDMISLIELAAGDARPGLYSELLEKIEAPAQENIELGLICADIYNSNGMLLAEKGSHSEALDNFKKAFNTYQTVSHATGDSSKMNAVQASIAQMQFSLGQYDEALDGYMELVRAGNVDREYADRIEEILSGKEKKAEVTGNVEILKTVYDSILDIRTELLGMIPDPEGRNAEKISELQEKIADLMVAMGMNREALLAYEQLQDTDQTNRYHGKILKLLEKIRMSAGGMQETEKQETLEFLLSKYNKFLEGDGNDANIEGNRAAVIENIAFLLSERQEAEEAGYMYDYAIDAYTHLSELEPESFFPLERIASINTRIAELAVSVGDREEAQSRYEKALGVYSSLIDADPSSIGYQLDHASVLDGMGALYLTIEMHNEAKWCYENALKAYGRIMENEPENPSYRSNVTITLENLGYVLELMGRKEDALWMYENARKIEEGIE; from the coding sequence ATGAATAAACGGGATCCTGTTGTCAATTACCATCATCAAAAAACCGAGAGCAATATGTCCAAAAGAGCAAGAGATATGGCATTCAGGCACTTCAACAAAGGAGTAAGCCTTATTGAGAAAGGACTGCATGAGGATGCACTTGACATCCTGGAACAGGCAGAAGAACAGGCTAAGGAAGCAGATTCACCTCAAATACTTGTTGCGGTGCTCCAGACATATGCAGACCTTTTGTTCGCCCATGAAAGAAAAGATGAAGCACTTGAAAGATACATTTCTGTATCTGACATCCTTGAGAAAGAACCGGAACATCTGTCCCTGGAACAACGTGCAAATATGTATAGCAATATGGCACTTGCTCTGGAAAATGCAGGGAACAAGGAAGAAGCAAGGAAGAAATATGATGTTTCCTCACAGGACTACAGGAAACTCATCGGGGAAGAACCTGACAATGCATCATACCTGTCAAATGCTGTATCCACATTGAACAATATGGGAGCCTTGCTTGCTGATATGGGAAGGAATGGAGAGGCACTGGATGCTTTTGAAGAGGCCTTCGATCTTCATGAAAGGACATCTGATAATAAGGTAGATGATGAATATCAGCATAAAAGAGTTACCATACTGGAGAACCTGATGAACATCCCGCTGGAAAATGCAACAGGTGTGGATGAAGAAAGATATGCCAGATTACTGGAACAGTATGCAGAGATAAATACTGACGAAAAGGGGTCATCTAAAATGTCCACAGCTTTGCAGAACATTGCCCGCATCCTTGAGAAGGAAGGAAAGACCGATGAAGCATTCATTAAACTGGAAGAAGCACTGGACACAGTATTGGAACAGTTCGATGCAATGCCGGAAGAGCCTGAGAACCGCAAGGTCCTCGTTGAGATCCTAAGGGATATGAACAGACTTCTGGAGAACGAGAAAAGCCCTGAAAAACAGCTGGAGAAGTATGAGCTTATGCTGAATATCTCCAGAAAACTGCTGGCTTCCATGCCTGAGAACACAGCATACCAGCTTAACGTGGCCTTCGCCCTTGATATCATCAGCAATCTGTTGAAGGATGCAGGCAGGATAGAGGAAGCGACCCGGAGGATAGGGGAGGCTGTTGACATTGCCGTTGATGTGATCAGGAACGGAAATGAGGATAATTACTCCCTGCAGGACATGATCATCATCGTACAGGACATGATATCACTTATCGAACTTGCCGCCGGGGATGCAAGACCCGGACTCTACAGTGAATTACTGGAGAAGATAGAAGCACCTGCTCAGGAGAATATTGAACTCGGTCTCATATGTGCAGATATCTACAACAGCAATGGCATGTTACTCGCTGAAAAAGGAAGTCATTCCGAAGCACTTGATAATTTCAAAAAGGCATTCAATACCTATCAGACGGTCAGCCATGCAACAGGGGACAGTTCAAAGATGAATGCTGTTCAGGCCAGTATTGCACAGATGCAGTTCTCCCTCGGGCAATATGATGAGGCGCTGGATGGATATATGGAACTTGTCAGGGCAGGCAATGTTGACAGGGAATATGCTGACAGGATAGAAGAGATACTTTCCGGGAAGGAAAAGAAGGCAGAGGTCACTGGAAATGTAGAGATCCTGAAAACGGTGTATGACTCCATCCTGGATATCAGGACGGAACTGCTCGGGATGATACCTGACCCTGAAGGTAGGAATGCCGAAAAGATAAGTGAGTTACAGGAAAAGATAGCAGACCTCATGGTTGCAATGGGAATGAACAGAGAGGCGCTTCTGGCATACGAACAACTTCAGGATACTGACCAAACGAACAGGTACCATGGAAAGATACTGAAACTCCTTGAGAAGATAAGGATGTCAGCAGGAGGAATGCAGGAGACAGAGAAACAGGAAACACTGGAATTCCTGCTTTCAAAATATAACAAGTTCCTGGAAGGGGATGGCAATGATGCTAACATTGAAGGGAACAGGGCGGCGGTCATAGAGAATATAGCCTTCCTTCTTTCTGAAAGACAGGAAGCAGAAGAAGCAGGCTACATGTATGACTATGCCATTGATGCATACACCCACCTCTCAGAACTTGAACCTGAGAGTTTCTTCCCTCTTGAGAGAATAGCGTCGATCAACACAAGGATAGCTGAACTTGCAGTAAGTGTAGGAGACAGGGAAGAAGCACAGTCGAGATACGAGAAGGCACTTGGTGTATATAGCTCGCTGATAGATGCGGACCCTTCAAGTATCGGCTATCAGCTCGATCATGCCAGTGTATTGGACGGCATGGGTGCTCTCTACCTGACAATTGAGATGCATAACGAAGCAAAATGGTGTTATGAGAATGCCCTTAAAGCCTATGGCCGGATCATGGAAAACGAACCTGAGAATCCCTCATATCGTTCAAATGTCACAATAACCCTTGAGAACCTTGGCTATGTGCTTGAACTCATGGGAAGGAAAGAAGATGCCCTCTGGATGTATGAAAATGCCAGAAAGATAGAAGAAGGCATTGAATAG
- a CDS encoding DUF5788 family protein, which produces MPDNTKEEMLSERERKQLLAALHARLFWVGEEVPYFVEIEGKKCRLHDLVWELINKDELSDEDIRHIDMYLSHLRDKEREDELMLKTGELTRKEAKSLFNETAGLLRAIMDLREIEDGTAKEMEKDFKEHFSQERVAEARRWLQFLEDSGT; this is translated from the coding sequence ATGCCAGATAATACCAAAGAGGAAATGCTTTCTGAGCGGGAACGAAAACAATTGCTTGCAGCCCTTCATGCACGTCTTTTCTGGGTTGGTGAGGAAGTTCCTTATTTTGTGGAGATCGAAGGGAAGAAATGCAGGTTACATGATCTTGTCTGGGAGCTGATCAACAAGGATGAGCTGTCTGATGAGGATATCAGGCATATTGACATGTATCTCTCTCATCTCAGGGACAAAGAAAGAGAGGATGAGCTCATGTTAAAGACCGGGGAGCTCACCCGTAAGGAGGCAAAGTCCCTCTTCAATGAAACAGCAGGTTTGCTGAGGGCAATAATGGACCTCAGGGAGATAGAGGATGGGACTGCAAAGGAGATGGAAAAGGATTTTAAGGAACATTTTTCTCAGGAGCGCGTAGCTGAAGCACGCAGATGGCTTCAGTTCCTGGAAGATAGTGGAACGTAA
- a CDS encoding PrsW family intramembrane metalloprotease: MEEQEIQDMRRQKGDLSWLKVFTGGLLLYIFGVFALAATRNTNIFPTVVMLGNFLVPITYVAFFYQRRHLSKLDMPTTAWAFFYGGLLGVLAAATLEPIFLSQHKLFFSFEVGLIEEFAKILGVLVIAKRCFHDSEMDGLILGAASGMGFAALESTGYAFTAFLASGGSLTQTVLITLFRGVIAPIGHGTWTAILVSVMFRESGPRIFHTNYKVIGAYLTVAILHGLWNGMPEVLSIFSISTVNVVTGQMLVAAAGFFLLWRRYEEAKSLQIERLEKGIPQADCWK; the protein is encoded by the coding sequence ATGGAAGAACAGGAAATACAGGATATGAGGAGGCAGAAGGGAGACCTTTCCTGGCTCAAGGTATTCACAGGAGGACTGCTCCTTTACATATTCGGGGTCTTCGCTCTCGCTGCAACACGAAATACCAATATATTTCCCACTGTGGTCATGCTCGGGAATTTCCTTGTTCCTATAACCTATGTGGCCTTCTTCTACCAGAGGCGACACCTTAGCAAGCTTGATATGCCTACAACCGCATGGGCATTCTTCTACGGAGGACTTCTGGGTGTACTGGCCGCAGCGACACTTGAGCCGATATTCCTGTCACAACATAAACTGTTCTTCTCTTTTGAGGTCGGGCTGATAGAGGAATTTGCCAAGATACTGGGAGTTCTTGTGATCGCCAAACGCTGCTTCCATGATTCAGAGATGGATGGGCTCATCCTCGGAGCTGCATCAGGAATGGGTTTTGCTGCACTGGAAAGTACTGGATACGCCTTCACAGCCTTCCTGGCAAGCGGCGGGAGCCTGACACAGACAGTGCTGATCACCCTTTTCAGAGGTGTTATTGCACCGATAGGACATGGAACATGGACAGCCATCCTTGTAAGTGTGATGTTCAGGGAGAGCGGTCCGCGGATATTCCACACCAATTACAAGGTGATCGGGGCATACCTTACCGTGGCGATACTTCATGGCCTCTGGAACGGAATGCCTGAAGTACTATCCATATTCTCAATTTCAACGGTCAATGTGGTCACCGGACAGATGCTGGTGGCAGCAGCAGGCTTCTTCCTGCTCTGGAGACGATATGAAGAAGCAAAGAGCCTCCAGATAGAGAGGCTGGAGAAAGGTATACCTCAGGCAGATTGCTGGAAATGA
- a CDS encoding CBS domain-containing protein gives MTKEPVCIRENDLMTHARHVLRDKHLHSLPVLDSGGRVTGILDDHDILRLQSNTSDVTVNGYAHEFPLITPDMDVKDAAKELLNAKQHRAPVLNSSTDKTIAGIISDKDILHHAHLMKMHLRNVSQIMNTKVMTAYNDDPVSKVWGNMLEHNYSGIPVISYNDEVLGIVTRSNLIKAGFIRTGNRSADTHDSLSGDSPKVERVMSTPLYSISSTTPVSKAIKSLVDHNIGRICVTEDSRLVGMVDRFSLLKECLESPCLE, from the coding sequence ATGACCAAAGAACCTGTCTGCATCAGGGAGAATGACCTGATGACACATGCCAGACACGTATTGCGCGATAAACACCTGCATAGCCTTCCGGTTCTTGATTCAGGAGGCCGGGTAACAGGTATTCTGGATGACCATGATATCCTCCGACTCCAGTCCAACACATCGGACGTGACAGTCAACGGCTACGCACATGAATTCCCGCTGATAACACCTGATATGGATGTAAAGGATGCTGCAAAGGAACTTCTGAACGCAAAACAGCACCGTGCACCGGTACTGAACTCATCGACAGACAAGACCATAGCAGGCATTATCAGCGATAAGGACATCCTTCACCATGCCCATCTCATGAAGATGCATCTGCGAAATGTCAGCCAGATCATGAACACAAAAGTGATGACCGCATACAACGATGATCCTGTTTCAAAGGTATGGGGTAACATGCTGGAGCACAACTACTCCGGAATTCCCGTAATATCATATAACGATGAGGTCCTTGGAATAGTGACAAGAAGCAACCTGATAAAGGCCGGATTCATAAGGACAGGTAACCGGTCGGCTGATACGCATGACAGTCTGTCAGGTGATTCTCCAAAGGTGGAACGTGTTATGTCAACACCTCTGTATTCGATAAGTTCCACAACACCTGTATCAAAAGCTATCAAGTCACTGGTGGACCACAATATAGGGCGTATATGTGTCACCGAGGACAGTCGCCTTGTTGGTATGGTGGACAGATTCTCCCTTCTTAAGGAGTGCCTTGAAAGCCCATGTCTTGAATGA
- a CDS encoding gamma carbonic anhydrase family protein, which produces MARYCKVCGAKSGRCNHIVVDFGERDDSGEKSKDDSKSTENDNSSFLLSVIPYLIGDVMIITFKSNTPEISPTAFVASNAAVIGDVTISDGSSVWFGAVIRGDADSIHIGKRTSIQDNVVIHTDAPQKVEIGDDVSVGHGAVLHGCRISDNVLIGMNATVLNGAEIGENCIIGANALVPPGKKIPAGSLVVGVPGKVQRQLSDEDIAHIKENAEEYVRLSEEYRMMQDK; this is translated from the coding sequence ATGGCAAGATATTGTAAAGTATGCGGGGCAAAAAGTGGAAGGTGCAACCACATAGTAGTTGACTTTGGTGAGAGGGATGACTCTGGTGAAAAGAGCAAGGATGATTCTAAAAGTACTGAGAACGATAATTCATCCTTTTTGTTATCTGTAATTCCATATTTAATAGGTGATGTCATGATAATCACATTCAAGTCCAATACTCCTGAGATATCTCCGACAGCTTTCGTAGCTTCCAATGCAGCGGTGATCGGTGATGTTACGATCTCGGACGGGTCAAGTGTCTGGTTCGGTGCGGTCATTCGTGGTGATGCCGATTCCATACATATCGGGAAGAGGACAAGCATACAGGACAACGTTGTAATTCACACAGATGCACCGCAGAAGGTTGAGATCGGTGATGATGTCTCGGTTGGACATGGGGCTGTACTGCATGGGTGCAGAATATCTGACAACGTGCTCATCGGGATGAACGCCACGGTGCTGAATGGTGCCGAGATAGGCGAGAACTGTATCATCGGGGCGAATGCTCTTGTGCCACCGGGGAAGAAGATACCTGCCGGAAGTCTTGTTGTTGGTGTACCGGGAAAAGTGCAGAGGCAGCTCTCAGATGAGGACATCGCTCACATAAAAGAGAATGCAGAGGAATATGTCCGTCTGTCTGAAGAATACAGGATGATGCAGGATAAATGA
- a CDS encoding RimK/LysX family protein, which produces MKRDEELITLGWKEWVALPELGLPAIKAKVDTGARTSALHAFKIEQYAENGTDMLRFLIHPLQKNRELVVECTAPLKEKRQVSDSGGHREMRYVIETLIVIDTYSYPIELTLTDRDTMRFRMLLGRTALNNMAVVNPAASYRCGKMDAKEIYGLIPEVNK; this is translated from the coding sequence ATGAAGAGAGATGAAGAACTTATCACACTTGGATGGAAAGAGTGGGTAGCATTACCTGAACTCGGACTTCCTGCCATAAAGGCCAAAGTCGATACTGGTGCCAGAACATCGGCTTTACATGCTTTTAAGATCGAACAGTATGCAGAGAATGGTACTGATATGCTCCGTTTCCTTATCCACCCCTTACAGAAGAACAGGGAACTGGTGGTCGAATGTACAGCTCCCTTAAAGGAAAAACGACAGGTGAGCGATTCTGGCGGTCACAGGGAGATGCGTTACGTTATCGAAACACTTATTGTAATTGATACATATTCCTACCCCATTGAGCTGACACTTACAGACCGTGACACCATGCGTTTCAGGATGTTGCTGGGACGTACTGCACTGAACAACATGGCTGTTGTTAATCCAGCAGCATCATACAGATGTGGGAAAATGGATGCAAAAGAAATATACGGCTTAATACCTGAGGTAAATAAATGA